One stretch of Deinococcus multiflagellatus DNA includes these proteins:
- the groES gene encoding co-chaperone GroES, with protein MLKPLGDRVLVEIIEEAEQKTAGGLYVPDTAKEKSQRGKVIAVGSGKMLDNGTRVALDVKEGDTVYFAKYGGTEVSLEGKNYSILAERDILAIVE; from the coding sequence ATGCTGAAACCTTTAGGTGACCGCGTTCTAGTTGAAATCATCGAGGAAGCCGAGCAGAAGACCGCTGGCGGCCTGTACGTCCCCGACACCGCCAAGGAAAAGAGCCAGCGCGGCAAGGTCATTGCCGTGGGCAGCGGCAAGATGCTGGACAACGGCACCCGCGTGGCGCTGGACGTGAAAGAAGGCGACACCGTGTACTTCGCCAAGTACGGCGGCACGGAAGTCAGCCTGGAAGGCAAGAACTACTCGATTCTGGCCGAGCGCGACATCCTGGCGATTGTGGAATGA